Sequence from the Streptomyces sp. NBC_00358 genome:
CCGCCTCCGATCCGCCGGCCAGCATCGGGACGAGCCCGCGGCGGCCCTCGTCCGAGGCCTTCGCCAGGTGTTCGCGGACCGTGGGCAGCCGGTCCGAGTTGGTGATCACCTCGAAGGTGAGCATCCAGATGGGCCGGTCCTCGACGAAGGACCGGGTGATGCTCTCCCAGGCCTCCTGGAAGCGCTCCAGGGAGCCGGGCGCGCTCGCCGTGTCGGTCAACGCGAACGCGCCGAACGTGTCACCGGCGTCGGAGATGAGTTCCACGTACGCCAGGGCGAGCAGCGCGTCCTTCGATCCGTAGTGGTAGCCGATGGACGCCAGGTTCGTCCCCGACTCCTTGACGATGTCGCGCGCCGTGGTGCGCACGAAGCCCTTCTCCAGCAGGCAGCGCTTGGCGCCTTCGAGCAGATCCTCACGGTGTCCCATGCCGGCCAGCCTACCCTCGATTCAGACAACCGTACCATACGTACGTCCTAAACGATTGTGCTAGACAAGCGTTTAAGACGTGCGTACAGTCCCTGGCATGACGAACCCGACGAGCACGACTCCCGCCTCCGGCGCCCCCGGCGCCCTGGCCGGCCGCCGCGAATGGACCGCCCTCGGCGTCCTGATGCTTCCGCTGCTCCTGGTCTCGATGGACGTCTCGGTCCTCTACTTCGCGATCCCCTCGATCAGCGCGGACCTGGAGCCGAGCGGCACCCAACAGCTCTGGATCTTCGACATCTACGCGTTCGTGCTCGCCGGCCTGCTCATGACGATGGGCTCGCTCGGGGACCGCATCGGGCGCCGCAAGCTGCTCCTCTTCGGCGCCGCCGCGTTCGGTGCCGCCTCGGTGCTGGCCGCCTACGCGGACAGCGCCGAGATGCTGATCGCGGCCCGCGCGGTCCTCGGCGTGGGCGGCGCGACCCTGATGCCGTCGACGATGGCGATCATCCGGACGATGTTCACCGACGCCGGACAGCGCACGAAGGCGATCGGCCTGTGGTCCGGCGTCATGACCGGCGGCATCGCCCTCGGTTCGGTGATGAGCGGAGTCCTC
This genomic interval carries:
- a CDS encoding TetR/AcrR family transcriptional regulator is translated as MGHREDLLEGAKRCLLEKGFVRTTARDIVKESGTNLASIGYHYGSKDALLALAYVELISDAGDTFGAFALTDTASAPGSLERFQEAWESITRSFVEDRPIWMLTFEVITNSDRLPTVREHLAKASDEGRRGLVPMLAGGSEADVDDATMRSLGGFYQVLLNGLCVQWLFDPDSATDATELTEGLRRVIDGVAKSGS